In Streptomyces capitiformicae, one genomic interval encodes:
- a CDS encoding GNAT family N-acetyltransferase, producing the protein MHEYSIRVAGPDDLDSARAVMLDTVYRDFGTGYVPRWHGDIIDLHSAYVAPVRHALLVAVDERDEVVATGALDSRGPAHPPNPRWLAERYPSGETAQLRRIYVRSEHRRRGLARRMVAALLDFVAADGGYRCVYLHTDPAVPGAEDFWRSQGVAVCDEREESGQRVVHFEIPMPVTSSPVVVM; encoded by the coding sequence GTGCATGAATACAGCATCAGGGTGGCAGGGCCCGACGACCTCGACAGTGCCCGGGCGGTGATGCTCGACACCGTCTACCGGGACTTCGGCACCGGTTACGTGCCGCGTTGGCACGGGGACATCATCGACCTCCACAGCGCGTACGTGGCTCCCGTCCGGCATGCGCTCCTGGTGGCGGTCGACGAGCGGGACGAGGTCGTGGCCACCGGTGCGCTGGACTCCCGCGGCCCCGCTCATCCCCCCAACCCCCGCTGGCTCGCCGAGCGTTACCCGTCCGGCGAGACCGCCCAACTACGGCGCATCTACGTGCGCTCCGAGCATCGGCGGCGCGGGCTCGCCCGGCGGATGGTCGCCGCGCTGCTGGACTTCGTCGCGGCCGACGGCGGTTACCGCTGCGTCTATCTGCACACGGACCCGGCGGTGCCCGGCGCGGAGGACTTCTGGCGCTCGCAGGGCGTGGCGGTGTGCGACGAACGCGAGGAGAGCGGGCAGCGGGTCGTGCACTTCGAGATACCCATGCCCGTGACGTCTTCGCCTGTGGTTGTCATGTAG
- a CDS encoding Ppx/GppA phosphatase family protein — protein sequence MRMSVLDVGSNTVRLVVADAEGGVPLPVHTAKWRLRLSEQVPPGGDVPGEAVRRLSEAVTAAAGTAERWGASTPLAFATAVVRSAPNCREVLRTVRADTGVRLCTLPGEVEAELTFLGARRWMGWRSGPLALLDIGGGSLEVAFGRGRLPDFVASLPLGAGRLTHEFFHGEDPPSPESVRALRRKVRHQLRDVAARIRWEGPRTAVATSRTFQQLARLCGAAPGRHGPFVERELHRSDLRRAAERLATIPAAERSALPGISAPRAAQSLAGALVGHTTMKLTGLRTVTICPWAIREGVLLRHIEDGPSWWAEITHDDCPAAIPSPTPAATAGPSSSAGAVPLRIATPAR from the coding sequence ATGCGAATGAGCGTGCTGGATGTGGGATCGAACACGGTACGACTCGTGGTGGCGGACGCGGAGGGCGGCGTACCACTGCCGGTGCACACCGCCAAGTGGCGGTTGCGGTTGTCCGAGCAGGTGCCGCCCGGCGGAGATGTCCCCGGCGAGGCCGTACGGAGACTGTCCGAGGCCGTCACGGCGGCGGCGGGCACGGCCGAGCGCTGGGGGGCTTCGACTCCACTGGCGTTCGCGACGGCCGTGGTGCGCTCCGCGCCGAACTGCCGGGAGGTGCTGCGCACCGTGCGCGCCGACACCGGCGTCCGCCTGTGCACGCTGCCCGGCGAGGTGGAGGCGGAGCTCACCTTCCTCGGGGCGCGGCGGTGGATGGGCTGGCGGTCGGGGCCGCTCGCGCTGCTCGACATCGGGGGCGGGTCACTGGAAGTGGCCTTCGGCCGGGGGCGGCTGCCGGACTTCGTGGCGTCGCTGCCGCTGGGCGCGGGTCGGCTCACCCATGAGTTCTTCCACGGCGAGGACCCTCCGTCGCCGGAGAGCGTCAGGGCGCTGCGGCGCAAGGTCCGCCATCAACTCCGGGATGTGGCCGCGCGCATCCGCTGGGAGGGGCCGCGCACCGCCGTGGCGACCTCGCGCACCTTCCAGCAGCTGGCCAGGTTGTGCGGGGCCGCGCCGGGCCGCCACGGCCCGTTCGTGGAGCGGGAGTTGCACCGGTCGGACCTGCGCCGCGCGGCCGAGCGGCTCGCCACGATCCCGGCCGCCGAGCGTTCCGCCCTCCCGGGCATCTCCGCGCCCCGCGCGGCGCAGAGTCTGGCCGGAGCGCTGGTCGGCCACACCACCATGAAGCTGACCGGCCTCAGGACGGTGACCATCTGCCCCTGGGCGATCCGCGAGGGCGTGCTGTTACGGCACATCGAGGACGGCCCGTCCTGGTGGGCGGAGATCACCCACGACGACTGCCCGGCCGCGATCCCGTCCCCGACCCCGGCGGCCACGGCCGGGCCGTCGAGTTCGGCGGGCGCGGTACCGCTCCGCATCGCCACGCCGGCCCGCTGA
- a CDS encoding STAS domain-containing protein → MTPDAHDRAAGPHESAASAGAGLAAVNPYARSRRVGPFTVVEVSGEIDMASAGFVAEHLTAATTGRDRPDVLVDLRRVAFFDCSGLRVLCRAEALARQRGGRLRLVSDQPRIHRLLRAARLLGRFPPLPGLPPTPPSPQPPSLN, encoded by the coding sequence ATGACTCCGGATGCCCATGACCGTGCCGCGGGTCCGCACGAGAGTGCGGCCTCCGCCGGAGCCGGGCTCGCGGCGGTGAACCCGTACGCGCGCAGCCGTCGGGTCGGCCCCTTCACCGTGGTCGAGGTGTCGGGCGAGATCGACATGGCGTCGGCGGGCTTCGTGGCCGAGCATCTGACGGCCGCCACCACCGGACGTGACCGACCGGATGTGCTCGTCGATCTGCGCCGGGTGGCCTTCTTCGACTGTTCGGGCCTGCGCGTGCTGTGCCGGGCCGAGGCCCTCGCCCGGCAGCGCGGCGGTCGGCTGCGTCTCGTCTCCGACCAGCCCCGCATCCACCGGCTACTGCGTGCCGCACGTCTGTTGGGCCGCTTTCCGCCACTCCCGGGACTTCCGCCCACGCCTCCTTCCCCGCAACCGCCAAGTCTCAACTAG
- a CDS encoding protease inhibitor, whose protein sequence is MPNTARWAATLTLTATAVCGPFAGSALAAPEPGAAGLYAPSALVLTTGHGETAAAVTPERAVTLTCVPKSSGTHPAAAEACAELRVSGGDFDALTGRVGAMCSKQYDPVVVTVQGVWQGKRVTYERTFANECVKDSAATVLFAF, encoded by the coding sequence ATGCCGAACACCGCGCGATGGGCAGCGACTCTCACCCTGACGGCCACCGCCGTCTGCGGCCCCTTCGCGGGCTCCGCGCTCGCCGCCCCCGAGCCCGGTGCGGCCGGGCTCTACGCCCCGTCCGCCCTGGTCCTGACCACGGGCCACGGTGAGACGGCCGCTGCCGTGACCCCCGAGCGCGCGGTCACTTTGACCTGTGTGCCGAAGTCGTCCGGCACGCATCCGGCCGCCGCCGAGGCCTGCGCCGAACTCCGGGTGAGCGGCGGTGACTTCGACGCCCTGACCGGCAGGGTCGGGGCGATGTGCAGCAAGCAGTACGACCCGGTGGTCGTCACCGTCCAGGGCGTCTGGCAGGGCAAGCGCGTCACGTACGAGCGCACCTTCGCCAACGAGTGCGTGAAGGACTCCGCCGCGACGGTCCTCTTCGCCTTCTGA
- a CDS encoding alpha/beta fold hydrolase, which translates to MTHFVLVAGARLGAWAWDEVAADLREFGHDVHPLTLSGLAEKQGVPAGQQTHVKDIVEEVERRELRDVVLVGHSYSGVPVGQAAERIGDRLRHVVFVDANVPVDGETFLSGWPSDEVRQSIADNGGFWPIVGAPYYAGQGLTDEQIDRIVTGSTAHPGATLTEPAVLARPIGELPATYIKCLLDGDEFLPAVAEALKSDRWRLVEMNTGHWPMFSRPRELAGILHESIAES; encoded by the coding sequence ATGACTCACTTCGTATTGGTGGCAGGGGCCCGGCTGGGTGCGTGGGCGTGGGACGAGGTGGCCGCCGACCTGCGGGAGTTCGGCCACGACGTTCATCCGCTCACGCTGTCCGGGCTCGCCGAGAAGCAGGGCGTACCGGCCGGGCAGCAGACACACGTCAAGGACATCGTCGAGGAGGTGGAGCGCCGTGAGCTGCGAGACGTCGTCCTGGTCGGGCACAGCTACTCGGGCGTGCCCGTGGGCCAGGCCGCCGAGCGGATCGGCGACCGGCTGAGACATGTGGTGTTCGTCGACGCGAACGTCCCGGTCGACGGGGAGACGTTTCTCTCGGGCTGGCCGAGCGACGAGGTGAGGCAGTCGATAGCCGATAACGGCGGGTTCTGGCCGATCGTCGGCGCACCCTACTACGCGGGCCAGGGACTCACCGACGAACAGATCGACCGCATCGTCACCGGATCGACGGCCCACCCGGGTGCCACGCTCACCGAACCCGCCGTCCTCGCACGCCCCATCGGCGAGCTCCCGGCGACGTACATCAAGTGCCTCCTGGACGGCGACGAGTTCCTGCCCGCCGTGGCCGAAGCCCTGAAGAGCGACCGCTGGCGGCTGGTCGAGATGAACACCGGGCACTGGCCGATGTTCTCGCGACCGCGCGAACTGGCCGGGATCCTGCACGAATCGATCGCCGAAAGCTGA
- a CDS encoding alpha-hydroxy-acid oxidizing protein: MAKHWADFQYEIYLGGTAGAVPRLPTDLTRLEELAEHRLGAGPVGYVAGGAGDGGTARANRAALERHRIVPRLLRDVTERDLSVEVLGRALPAPLALAPVGVLSIVHPDAEPAAARAAAAQGVPYILSSASSTPMEQVAEVMGDAERWFQLYWAKDREVTRSFLNRARTAGYTVLVVTLDTPMLGWRPRDLERAYLPFLHGVGTANYFSDPAFQAGLAKPVHEDPDAAVMHFAGMFGDPGKTWPDLAFLREQWDGPIVLKGVLHPDDARLAADAGMDGVLVSNHGGRQVAGCVAAADALPRVAEAVGERLTVLFDSGVRTGDDIFKALALGARAVLVGRPYAYGLALDGQAGVEHVIRCLLAELDLTLALSGHRGPGTIGPDSLDGGAA, encoded by the coding sequence ATGGCCAAGCACTGGGCTGACTTCCAGTACGAGATCTACCTGGGCGGGACGGCCGGGGCCGTGCCCCGGCTGCCCACCGACCTGACCCGGCTGGAGGAACTGGCCGAGCACAGGCTCGGTGCCGGTCCGGTCGGTTATGTGGCGGGCGGCGCGGGCGACGGCGGCACCGCCCGCGCCAACCGGGCCGCCCTGGAGCGCCACCGGATCGTGCCCCGGCTGCTGCGGGACGTCACCGAACGCGACCTGTCCGTCGAGGTGTTGGGCCGCGCCCTGCCCGCGCCGCTGGCCCTCGCTCCGGTCGGCGTCCTGTCGATCGTGCACCCGGACGCGGAGCCCGCGGCCGCCCGTGCCGCCGCCGCGCAGGGCGTGCCGTACATCCTGTCCTCGGCGTCCAGCACGCCCATGGAGCAGGTCGCGGAGGTGATGGGCGACGCGGAACGCTGGTTCCAGCTGTACTGGGCCAAGGACCGCGAGGTCACCCGGAGCTTCCTGAACCGGGCCAGGACCGCCGGGTACACGGTGCTCGTCGTCACGCTCGACACGCCGATGCTCGGCTGGCGGCCCCGCGATCTGGAGCGGGCGTATCTGCCGTTCCTGCACGGTGTGGGCACCGCCAACTACTTCTCCGACCCGGCGTTCCAGGCGGGCCTCGCCAAGCCGGTCCACGAGGATCCCGACGCGGCCGTCATGCACTTCGCGGGCATGTTCGGGGACCCCGGGAAGACATGGCCCGACCTGGCGTTCCTGCGTGAGCAGTGGGACGGGCCCATCGTCCTCAAGGGTGTTCTGCATCCCGACGACGCCCGTCTCGCCGCCGACGCCGGGATGGACGGGGTGCTGGTGTCCAACCACGGCGGCCGTCAGGTGGCCGGCTGTGTGGCCGCCGCCGACGCGCTGCCGCGCGTCGCCGAGGCGGTCGGCGAACGGCTGACCGTCCTCTTCGACAGCGGCGTCCGGACCGGCGACGACATCTTCAAAGCCCTCGCGCTCGGCGCCCGGGCCGTGCTCGTCGGCCGACCCTATGCGTACGGTCTCGCGCTCGACGGCCAGGCGGGTGTGGAGCACGTCATCCGTTGCCTGCTGGCCGAGTTGGACCTCACCCTCGCCCTGTCCGGGCACCGCGGCCCCGGCACGATCGGTCCCGACAGCCTCGACGGTGGAGCGGCGTGA
- a CDS encoding RICIN domain-containing protein, with product MHTPHPPRPTYAPAPGPVPGESDETLAARLRGWPEGGTGDPVALLMARHWQPTYDYAVICLASASGVASMVTATAFHRVLDGLMRGESGVALRPRLLVTARDTVKDWSAEDRISGVLPDLKKPAGGRGMRAAKSMTPENRKLIERSFQALPAVSQCLLWHTEVEAETITIPIGLLGLDADSAVATLEQARDKFREGCVRAHRELAPSKDCRFYNRLLDVPIRRGGALLPDVQQHLLECRYCRYAAEQLSHFEGGLGGVIAEAVLGWGARRYLDSRPGRMPYKGSSRRPGSGGRHRLLSQIPAQRRRIMSGTRKPRALLTVGVSSGALLAAVLGAALLSDDGSGADPAASTSASGGVATAPDTGGDNTSTVSPTPPAMAGRPTAPQQTRLRNQAADLCLDIQGGEAEKGASTELAVCSSDWTQKWSYEEDGLLRSVANPELCLDSQVDAGVVVLGACADEDSKRGDDVRYDFTVQGELLPRWSEGLAVAPIEADTEADVVVKGRDNSGAQRWLTDGVAASPESLSVSGSGAPGTETERVTEEPDAGEASPSPDARETGDSDGSDDSGGSGDSDGSGSDGSSEAEQDGSIMSIGDGAGAEPERGSGAASGPDSLAPLVTLRLADVLSEIDL from the coding sequence GTGCACACCCCCCACCCTCCCCGCCCGACTTACGCTCCCGCTCCCGGACCGGTACCCGGGGAGTCGGACGAGACTCTCGCCGCCCGGCTGAGAGGCTGGCCGGAAGGCGGAACCGGCGACCCTGTCGCCCTGTTGATGGCACGGCACTGGCAGCCGACGTACGACTACGCGGTCATCTGCCTCGCCTCCGCGTCGGGCGTCGCCTCGATGGTCACCGCCACCGCGTTCCACCGGGTGCTGGACGGGCTGATGCGGGGCGAATCGGGCGTCGCCCTGCGGCCCCGGCTGCTCGTTACCGCACGGGACACCGTCAAGGACTGGTCCGCGGAAGACCGTATATCCGGTGTGCTGCCCGACTTGAAGAAACCCGCCGGAGGGCGCGGTATGCGGGCGGCGAAGTCCATGACGCCGGAAAATCGCAAGCTCATCGAGCGTTCTTTCCAGGCGCTCCCGGCCGTCTCCCAGTGCCTGCTCTGGCACACCGAGGTGGAAGCCGAAACGATAACCATACCCATTGGTCTGCTGGGTCTGGACGCCGACAGCGCGGTGGCCACCCTGGAACAGGCGCGCGACAAATTCCGTGAGGGCTGCGTCCGCGCCCACCGCGAACTCGCACCCTCCAAGGATTGCCGCTTCTACAACCGGCTCCTCGACGTGCCGATTCGCCGGGGCGGCGCCCTGCTGCCCGATGTCCAGCAGCATCTGCTGGAGTGCCGTTACTGCCGTTACGCCGCCGAGCAACTCAGCCATTTCGAGGGCGGGCTGGGCGGCGTCATCGCCGAGGCCGTGCTCGGCTGGGGCGCCCGGCGCTATCTCGACTCCCGGCCCGGCCGTATGCCGTACAAGGGCAGCTCAAGACGTCCGGGAAGCGGCGGACGCCACCGTCTGCTCTCCCAGATTCCCGCCCAGCGCCGCCGGATCATGTCCGGAACGCGCAAGCCCAGGGCGCTGCTCACGGTCGGCGTCAGCTCCGGCGCCCTGCTCGCCGCCGTCCTCGGTGCGGCCCTGCTCTCGGACGACGGCAGCGGTGCCGACCCCGCCGCCTCCACGAGCGCGTCCGGCGGTGTCGCCACCGCGCCCGACACCGGCGGCGACAACACCTCCACCGTCTCGCCGACCCCGCCCGCCATGGCCGGACGTCCCACGGCACCCCAGCAGACCCGGCTGCGCAACCAGGCAGCCGACCTGTGCCTCGACATCCAGGGCGGCGAGGCCGAGAAGGGCGCCTCGACGGAGCTGGCGGTGTGCTCCTCCGACTGGACCCAGAAGTGGTCGTACGAGGAGGACGGCCTGCTGCGCAGTGTCGCCAACCCCGAACTGTGCCTGGACTCCCAGGTCGACGCCGGTGTCGTCGTCCTCGGTGCCTGCGCCGACGAGGACTCCAAGCGCGGCGACGACGTGCGCTACGACTTCACCGTCCAGGGCGAGTTGCTGCCCCGGTGGAGCGAGGGGCTCGCCGTCGCGCCCATCGAGGCGGACACCGAGGCCGATGTCGTGGTGAAGGGCCGGGACAACTCCGGCGCACAGCGCTGGCTCACCGACGGCGTGGCGGCCAGCCCCGAGTCGCTGTCCGTCTCGGGTTCCGGGGCCCCCGGCACCGAGACCGAGCGGGTCACCGAGGAGCCGGACGCGGGCGAGGCCTCGCCGTCGCCGGATGCGAGGGAAACGGGCGATTCGGACGGCTCTGATGATTCGGGCGGCTCGGGCGACTCGGATGGTTCTGGGTCGGACGGCTCGTCGGAGGCGGAACAGGACGGCTCGATCATGTCGATAGGCGACGGCGCCGGCGCGGAGCCCGAGCGCGGTTCCGGTGCCGCATCCGGGCCGGACTCCCTCGCGCCACTGGTGACGCTCCGACTCGCCGACGTTCTTTCGGAGATCGACCTGTAG
- a CDS encoding toxin Doc, with product MASVIHIDVPWLLQRHEEVLPEQPTINDFSALVAAVARHRVDPPRLGVDSDPAWRAAALLHTLALLKPLPAANVRFACATAVAYMFVSGVGINPPYGALVDLARDLISGKTDVYGAADRLRSWQI from the coding sequence ATGGCTTCCGTCATCCATATCGACGTGCCCTGGCTGCTCCAGCGACACGAAGAGGTCCTGCCCGAGCAGCCCACGATCAACGACTTCTCCGCCCTGGTCGCCGCCGTGGCCCGGCACCGTGTCGACCCGCCTCGCCTCGGCGTCGACTCCGACCCGGCCTGGCGGGCCGCCGCGCTGCTGCACACCCTGGCGCTGCTCAAGCCCCTGCCGGCGGCCAATGTGCGCTTCGCGTGTGCGACGGCCGTCGCATACATGTTCGTCAGCGGTGTCGGTATCAATCCTCCGTACGGGGCCCTGGTCGACCTCGCGCGCGATCTCATCTCCGGGAAGACGGATGTGTACGGAGCGGCGGACCGACTGCGGTCCTGGCAGATCTGA
- a CDS encoding glycoside hydrolase family 9 protein has product MKRRGTTLLATTALLAAALTALPTGSAQAEEVEQVKNGTFDSTTAPWWTTSNVTGGLADGRLCADIPGGTANRWDAAIGQNDITLVKGESYRFSFTASGVPQGNILRAIVGLSVAPYDTYFEVSPQLNVSGDSYSYTFTSPVDTAQGQVGFQLGGNAAPFTFCMDDVSLLGGVPPEVYEPDTGPRVRVNQVAYLPAGPKNATLVTKATGKLPWQLKNGSGAVVAQGRTTPRGVDASSGQNVHSIDFGSYRKRGTGFTLVADGETSRPFDIDPGAYERLRLDSLKYYYTQRSGTPISGELRPGYGRAAGHIDVAPNRGDGNVPCQPGVCDYTLDVTGGWYDAGDHGKYVVNGGISTWEVLSTYERALHARTGESKKLGDGSLNIPESGNKVPDLLDEVRWQLEFLLKMQVPDGQPLAGMAHHKIHDEQWTGLPLMPSDDPQKRELHPPSTAATLNLAATAAQAARLYRPYDRAFAAKTLGAARTAWAAALEHPARYASESDGIGGGTYSDTNVTDEFYWAAAQLYLTTGEQKFADFVLGSPVHTADIFGPLGFDWSRTAAAGRLDLATVPNKLPGRDKVRQSVIKGADRYLDTLRAHPYGMPYAPDRNVYDWGSNHQILNNAVVIATAYDITGASKYREGALQSMDYLFGRNALNISYVTGYGDVDARNQHSRWYARQLDPALPNPPAGTLAGGPNSSIQDPFAQSKLQGCVGQFCYIDDIQSWSTNEHAINWNAALARMASFVADQT; this is encoded by the coding sequence GTGAAACGACGCGGAACCACCCTGCTCGCCACAACCGCCCTCCTCGCGGCCGCGCTCACCGCGCTGCCCACCGGCTCGGCCCAGGCCGAGGAGGTCGAACAGGTCAAGAACGGCACTTTCGACAGCACCACCGCGCCCTGGTGGACGACGAGCAATGTCACCGGCGGCCTGGCCGACGGCCGCCTCTGTGCCGACATCCCCGGCGGCACGGCCAACCGCTGGGACGCCGCGATCGGCCAGAACGACATCACCCTCGTCAAGGGCGAGTCGTACCGTTTCAGCTTCACCGCGTCCGGCGTGCCCCAGGGCAACATCCTCCGGGCGATCGTCGGCCTGTCGGTGGCGCCGTACGACACCTACTTCGAGGTGAGCCCCCAGCTGAACGTCTCGGGCGACTCGTACTCCTACACCTTCACCTCGCCCGTAGACACCGCCCAGGGTCAGGTGGGCTTCCAGCTCGGCGGCAACGCCGCCCCGTTCACGTTCTGCATGGACGATGTGTCGCTGCTGGGAGGGGTGCCGCCGGAGGTCTACGAGCCCGACACCGGGCCCCGGGTGCGCGTCAACCAGGTCGCCTATCTGCCCGCCGGGCCGAAGAACGCCACCCTGGTCACCAAGGCCACCGGGAAACTGCCCTGGCAGCTGAAGAACGGCTCGGGCGCCGTGGTCGCCCAGGGCCGGACCACCCCGCGCGGCGTGGACGCCTCCTCCGGGCAGAACGTCCATTCGATCGACTTCGGCTCGTACAGGAAGCGCGGTACCGGCTTCACGCTGGTCGCCGACGGGGAGACCAGCCGCCCGTTCGACATCGACCCGGGCGCCTACGAACGGCTCCGGCTCGACTCGTTGAAGTACTACTACACGCAGCGCAGCGGCACCCCGATCAGCGGCGAACTGCGCCCCGGATACGGCCGCGCCGCAGGTCACATCGATGTCGCACCCAACCGGGGTGACGGGAACGTGCCCTGCCAGCCCGGCGTCTGCGACTACACCCTCGACGTCACCGGCGGCTGGTACGACGCCGGCGACCACGGCAAGTACGTCGTCAACGGCGGTATCTCCACCTGGGAGGTGCTGAGCACCTACGAGCGCGCCCTGCACGCCCGCACGGGGGAGTCCAAGAAGCTCGGCGACGGCTCTCTGAACATCCCCGAGAGCGGCAACAAGGTGCCCGACCTGCTGGACGAGGTCCGCTGGCAACTGGAGTTCCTGCTGAAGATGCAGGTCCCGGACGGGCAGCCGCTCGCCGGTATGGCCCACCACAAGATCCACGACGAGCAGTGGACCGGCCTGCCCCTGATGCCGAGCGACGACCCGCAGAAACGGGAACTGCACCCGCCGAGCACCGCGGCCACCCTCAACCTGGCCGCCACCGCGGCCCAGGCGGCCCGCCTGTACCGCCCGTACGACCGCGCCTTCGCCGCGAAGACCCTCGGCGCGGCACGGACGGCCTGGGCGGCGGCCCTCGAACACCCCGCGAGGTACGCCTCCGAGAGCGACGGCATCGGCGGCGGCACCTACTCCGACACCAACGTCACCGACGAGTTCTACTGGGCGGCAGCCCAGCTCTACCTCACGACGGGGGAGCAGAAGTTCGCCGACTTCGTCCTCGGCTCCCCGGTGCACACCGCCGACATCTTCGGCCCCCTCGGCTTCGACTGGTCCAGGACGGCCGCCGCGGGCCGGCTCGACCTCGCGACCGTCCCGAACAAGCTGCCCGGCCGCGACAAGGTCCGCCAGTCCGTGATCAAGGGCGCCGACCGCTACCTGGACACCCTGAGGGCACACCCGTACGGCATGCCGTACGCGCCCGACCGCAATGTCTACGACTGGGGCTCCAACCACCAGATCCTCAACAACGCGGTCGTCATCGCCACGGCGTACGACATCACCGGCGCGTCCAAGTACCGCGAGGGCGCGCTGCAGAGCATGGACTACCTCTTCGGCCGCAACGCCCTGAACATCTCCTACGTCACCGGCTACGGCGACGTCGACGCCCGCAACCAGCACAGCCGCTGGTATGCCCGCCAACTCGACCCCGCCCTGCCGAACCCGCCCGCCGGCACCCTCGCCGGAGGCCCCAACTCGAGCATCCAGGACCCCTTCGCACAGAGCAAACTCCAGGGCTGCGTCGGTCAGTTCTGCTACATCGACGACATCCAGTCCTGGTCGACGAACGAACACGCGATCAACTGGAACGCGGCGCTGGCCCGGATGGCGTCGTTCGTGGCGGATCAGACCTGA